The following are encoded in a window of Nibricoccus aquaticus genomic DNA:
- a CDS encoding nucleoside hydrolase-like domain-containing protein: MKTRLLLFLIVSSVAPLTAFSAEKPRVFVLTDIENEPDDAMSLVRYLTYANHFDTEGLVAITSIHQKTHVAPQRIRQIVAAYGKVRDNLEKHEAGFPAGETLLSLVTEGLPIYGMEGVGAGKDSAGSEALIRAIDRDDPRPLWVPVWGGPSVLAQSLLKIRSTRSPEALAKAVAKLRVYAISDQDDSGPWLRKEFPGLFYIVSPGFSAGGAYHHATWSGISGDYFHARCPGGDFTLVTNEWLDRNVRKKGPLGAEYPHWEFLMEGDTPSFLGLIANGLNEPERPDFGGWGGRYELYTPRPMRWHLFPETRPIYADADDEVLGADGRWHDTNHATIWRWREAYQNDFAARMDWTIKAPKEANHPPLPKLAHAARITAKPGERVELSAEGTTDPDGDALSYEWFYYNEAGTFPLSSARSGQPLEIKNFDQPKAWFTVPTARVMAPGTGQMHIILAVTDHGAPRLTRYQRVIVDVVAPEKK, from the coding sequence ATGAAAACACGTCTCCTCCTTTTTCTCATCGTCAGCTCGGTTGCGCCACTCACCGCGTTCTCGGCTGAAAAGCCCCGCGTCTTCGTCCTCACCGACATCGAGAACGAGCCCGACGACGCCATGTCGCTCGTGCGCTACCTGACTTACGCGAACCACTTCGACACTGAGGGCCTCGTCGCCATCACCTCGATACACCAGAAAACCCACGTCGCTCCGCAGCGCATCCGCCAGATCGTCGCCGCCTACGGCAAGGTGCGCGACAACCTCGAAAAACACGAAGCCGGGTTTCCCGCCGGCGAAACGCTCCTCTCGCTCGTCACCGAGGGGCTGCCCATCTACGGCATGGAAGGCGTCGGCGCGGGCAAAGACTCCGCCGGCTCCGAGGCGCTCATCCGCGCCATCGATCGCGACGATCCGCGCCCGCTCTGGGTTCCCGTCTGGGGCGGCCCGAGTGTCCTCGCGCAATCCCTTTTGAAAATCCGCTCCACGCGTTCGCCCGAGGCGCTCGCCAAAGCCGTCGCGAAACTCCGCGTGTACGCCATCTCCGATCAGGACGATTCCGGCCCGTGGCTGCGCAAAGAGTTTCCCGGCCTCTTCTACATCGTGAGCCCCGGCTTCAGCGCGGGCGGTGCGTACCATCACGCGACGTGGAGCGGCATCAGCGGCGACTATTTCCACGCGCGCTGCCCGGGCGGAGATTTCACCCTCGTCACCAACGAGTGGCTCGACCGCAACGTCCGCAAAAAAGGCCCGCTCGGCGCCGAGTATCCGCATTGGGAATTCCTGATGGAAGGCGACACGCCCAGCTTCCTCGGCCTGATCGCCAACGGCCTCAACGAACCCGAGCGCCCCGACTTCGGCGGCTGGGGCGGCCGCTACGAGCTCTACACGCCGCGCCCGATGAGGTGGCACCTTTTCCCCGAAACCCGCCCGATCTACGCCGACGCCGATGACGAAGTGCTCGGGGCCGATGGCCGCTGGCACGACACGAACCACGCCACGATCTGGCGCTGGCGCGAGGCTTACCAAAACGATTTCGCCGCGCGCATGGATTGGACCATCAAAGCGCCGAAGGAAGCCAACCACCCGCCGCTCCCGAAGCTGGCGCATGCCGCGCGCATCACCGCGAAGCCCGGCGAACGCGTCGAGCTCAGCGCCGAAGGCACGACCGATCCCGATGGCGACGCCCTTTCTTACGAGTGGTTTTACTACAATGAAGCAGGCACCTTCCCGCTCTCCAGCGCGCGTTCCGGCCAGCCGCTCGAGATCAAGAATTTCGACCAGCCCAAGGCGTGGTTTACCGTTCCGACCGCACGGGTGATGGCGCCCGGCACGGGCCAGATGCACATCATTCTGGCGGTGACCGATCACGGCGCGCCTCGACTCACGCGGTACCAGCGGGTCATCGTCGATGTTGTTGCCCCTGAAAAAAAATGA
- a CDS encoding DUF1593 domain-containing protein: MKTLLRLCCLATICAVFVAPSAHAETPSTKPRVIVSTDIGGTDFDDFQSLVHLLVYADSIDLEGMIASPWGTGRNRKDHLLKLIDVYAKDFPNLRTYSASYPTPDQLRAISKQGGSDSADLRGWGERTEGSDWIIQRAHADDSRPLWLLVWGGIDDLAQALHDDPSIKTKLRVYWIGGPNKKWSTTAFDYIARDHPDLWIIEANSTYRGFFMGGNQAGDLSNDGFITEHIKGRGALGDYFAEIAKTVKMGDTPSLTYLLNNKTPENPTVPSWGGSFVRAWDRPRYTFDRAPTAEDIVETYAIVDLIYRPKGDAPADVQAKLVVDKQEFIGFPDKDGAWHFLFSPKDTKSWTYRIASNHPGLDGQTGAFTSVLPTTETAKPSPNFPNWWADDPDPALREKNEQGVKTINRHREAFLRDFAARLERCETPKP, encoded by the coding sequence ATGAAAACGCTCCTCCGCCTCTGCTGCCTCGCCACCATCTGCGCTGTCTTCGTCGCTCCGTCGGCTCACGCCGAAACGCCATCAACAAAACCGCGCGTCATCGTTTCGACCGACATCGGCGGCACGGACTTCGATGACTTTCAGTCGCTCGTTCATTTGCTCGTGTACGCCGACAGCATCGATCTCGAAGGCATGATTGCGTCGCCGTGGGGCACCGGACGAAACCGAAAGGATCATCTGCTCAAACTCATTGATGTGTACGCGAAGGATTTTCCGAATCTCCGCACGTACTCCGCGTCGTACCCGACGCCCGATCAACTGCGCGCCATCAGCAAGCAGGGCGGCAGCGACTCCGCCGATCTCCGCGGCTGGGGCGAACGCACCGAAGGCTCCGACTGGATCATCCAACGCGCCCACGCTGACGATTCGCGTCCGCTCTGGCTGCTCGTCTGGGGCGGCATCGACGACCTCGCGCAAGCGCTGCACGACGATCCGTCGATCAAAACAAAACTCCGCGTCTATTGGATCGGTGGCCCAAACAAAAAATGGTCCACCACTGCGTTCGACTACATCGCGCGCGACCACCCCGATCTCTGGATCATCGAAGCCAACTCGACCTATCGCGGCTTTTTTATGGGCGGAAACCAAGCCGGCGACCTGAGCAACGACGGCTTCATCACCGAGCACATCAAAGGCCGCGGCGCGCTCGGCGATTATTTTGCGGAGATCGCGAAGACCGTGAAAATGGGCGACACGCCCTCGCTCACCTACCTGCTCAACAACAAGACCCCTGAAAATCCAACGGTCCCGTCTTGGGGCGGCAGTTTCGTCCGCGCGTGGGATCGCCCGCGCTACACCTTTGATCGCGCACCGACGGCCGAAGACATCGTCGAGACGTATGCGATCGTCGATCTGATCTATCGCCCAAAAGGCGATGCCCCCGCCGACGTACAGGCGAAACTCGTCGTAGATAAACAAGAGTTCATCGGCTTCCCCGACAAAGACGGCGCGTGGCATTTTCTGTTTTCGCCAAAAGACACGAAGTCCTGGACCTACCGCATCGCCAGCAATCACCCCGGACTCGACGGACAAACCGGCGCATTCACCTCGGTTTTGCCAACGACCGAGACTGCCAAACCGTCGCCGAATTTCCCCAACTGGTGGGCCGATGATCCCGATCCGGCCCTGCGTGAGAAAAACGAGCAGGGCGTGAAAACCATCAACCGCCACCGCGAAGCCTTCCTCCGCGACTTCGCCGCCCGTCTCGAACGATGCGAAACCCCCAAGCCATGA